The genome window TTTATTGGAAAATCGGGATCGAGTATCGTTCGACTCACGATCAAATACGGAATATTATCCAAGCCACTTCGGCCTACATTTACGAATGTGGAGACTTTGAAACCAATCCGGAACAGACCAAAACATTTATTTTCCTGGATTCATTCGGTAACTCAAGTATTGACATTATGCTGTATTGTTTTACGAAGACTATTGTATGGGGTGAGTGGTTGGAAGCCAAAGAACGCTTGGCTTACAAAATCAAGGAAATCGTCGAGGGCGAGAAAGCCAGTTTCGCGTTTCCATCGAGTTCCATTTATGTCGAAAGTCTGCCATTCGGCACACCAGAATCTTTCATGCCACCCCTCTCCCGGTCGCCTTCTTCTCCATCGCCAACATAGTTTCCGTGTTTCTGTAGGTGGGCATAGCAAGCCCAGCAAGCAAAGAATTCTGTTTCCTCAAGGAAAACCGCTGCCTGCATTCCAGAGAATGTGTAAATGCCATCGAAGACCTCCTTCCTGACTCCCTTCCACGCCATATGCCTCATGTGGTCCATTTTCCCTCCTGTTCGCAGAACTACATGATATCGGCTCATCTATATTAGGCCCCAAATCAATTCCATCCCTTTCCTAAATTCCTTCCCTATTCGAGCAGTTCGTTGGACGTATGAAAAGATTTTCCCCAAATTGCCCGCAGAGCTATTAAACTCCATAAACTTTCAGTAACATTAATCGTTCCCTCTCTGGCTCCCCATATTGGCATAGCTGCCAAACTTGGATCTGACCCTCGAAGCCATGAGATAAAATGATGGATTCCAGTCCTGGATCGGAAACGCCACCCCATTGCGACCCTTTTATTAAAATGCTGACGGAGCCTGGTTGGAGAAACCGAAATGGACAGAAGGGAGGAAAACAGGACTATTCCCGTATAGGCTTCAGGAACAATATTGGCCACGCCCAGGCGATTTACCCTATATCCGCCTTTGTCATTTCCAATATACCCAGGATTAAGGGCAAATTAACCCTTTCTCTTATTGGTTGATTACGATAATATTGTGCCTTCAGAAGTGATAAGAACTTTTTTCTTTTCCCTCTGACCAATTGAAAATCTAATCAGGCCACTCACCTAACAACAAAGGAGAAGAGTAATGGCAGAAACAACGGCAGCAATGTTTGGAGGACACAAAACCAACGGCCTGGTTCTCGTCGTGGACGATGAGCCTGATGTCCGAAAAGTAGTACGAATGACACTCGAAAAGGCCGGATATGATGTCATTGAGGCGGAGGATGGGGAAAAGGCTATCGAAGCAATCCATCAAGGTGAAAACCCTTTAATGTTGGACGTTGTTATTTCCGATATTCGCATGCCAAAAATCAACGGCGTGGAAGCCATTAACTATTTTCAACAACAATGGCCACGTGTTCCCCTCATTGTGCTGACGGGATTTCCGGACATGGAAATGGCCACCGGATTTCTCAATAAGGGGATTGTGGATTATCTGGTCAAACCGGTTGAAAAGGAAAAATTACTTAAATCCGTGGCCACCGCCATGGAAAAACGAGATCTCAATCGCCTGTAATCTGACGGGACTAACTTTTCAGATTTCGAGTTTCTTCTCGCGGGAGAATCGTTCCCCATGAAGAAGACTATGGTATATCAAGTAAAGCCCTATCCTCAGGATAGGGCTTTCTACCATATGAACGTTAAGACATGGAGAAATACCGCATGCTCCCCGTTTGACCTTAGCCTTTCCTCATCCTCCACTCCAACCATCATGGAGGGATTCCATGGCGACCGTTGAACCTCCCATTACCATTGCCATTCTCGGGGCCGGCAAGGGAGGAACGGCGATGTTGGAATCCTTTCTCAATTTACCCCATATCCGTCTACTGGGCATTGCCGACACAAATCCCCATGCGTTGGGTTTTCAACTTGCCCGACTTCACAATATCCCTACTGTCTCTCATCCTCTGAAGCTTATTCAGGAAGACCAGGTGAATTTGATCATTGACGTGACCGGGGATCCCATTCTTCCTTCATACATTACGGAGCACAAACACAGCGGGGCTGAAGTGCTTGGAGGGACCGCCGCCAAAGTTCTCTCAGAGTTGATCCAACATCAAAGATTTATTCAAACACAACTGTTTCAATCGGAAAAATTAGCCAGCATGGGAACCTTTGCCTCGGGAATTGCCCATGACATTAATAACCCGCTGTATGTCATTTTGGCGATGGCCGAAGAAATTCAAGAGGAAACCAATCTTGATCGCATTCGACTCCATGCCGCCAGCATCCATGAAGCGGCACAACGCATTCAAGCCATTTCACGAAATATCACTGATTATGTTCGCACATCCAGCCATCAAGAACTCGAAAGAATCGACCTCCATGCCAGACTGGATGAAGCCTTAAGCATTTCCAGATTTGCAACAAAATTCCGAGAAATTACGGTTCAGAAACATTACCAAAACGGCTTGACCGTCCAGGCTAAACCGGAAGAAATCCTCCAGGTTTTCATCAACCTTATCACCAACGCTATTCATGCCATGGAAGAGAAAGGCAGCCTCACCATCACCACCTCACACAGCAACGGAACCGTACAAATTGCGATCAGCGATACCGGCTGTGGCATTTCCCCGGAACACCTCCAAAAGATTTTCAATCCCTTCTTCTCAACGAAACCGAAAGGCCAGGGGACCGGCCTCGGACTCTATAACGTCAAAACCATTGTCAAAAAATATCATGGGGATCTTCAAGTCGAAAGCGAATTAGGGAAAGGCACCACGTTCCGATTGTCTTTCCCGGCCATTCCTCCTGTAGAAGGTACGGTGTCCGGTGGACAACCCTGAACCCAAACCCGCCAAAAGAAAAAAAGGACTGACCCAAAAACTGGTTCTGTCCATGCTGTTGGTCGGCGCACTCCCCTTGATCATTGGACTTCTGCTGGCTTTCTACCAGGGCACACAGGAAATTCGCGAGGTCAATGGATCCAGCTTTGAAGCTCTCGCAACAGAGACGGCCAGAAAGCTTGATCTGGTCATGGCAGATGAACTGGCCCGCACGTCCTTACTGACAACCGATGTGAAAATCATTGCACGCCTGGAAGACATCCGCGATGCCCTCAGTGAGCTGAGTCCCCAAGAGCTGGCTCGCACCCTCACGCAGGAACAAGAAGCCTGGAACGCCAAGGATGCCGACATGCTTCAACGAATTCTGAAAGGACCATTTGCCGAGATCCTGCAATCACATGTGGGGGGAACCTTTATGGACCCGGGCCATCCCATTCCGCTGATTACCCGATCTGCCACACGTGGCTTATTTATCACCGATCGTGCAGGACGGGTTGCTGCGAGCCTGGATTCCGAGATTCCCTACCTTCACCGGGAAGAGGTATGGTGGCAAGGTGCCTTCCACAATGGAGTCGGTCAACCGTATATAGGCCAGGTAGCGTTTGATTCACGATTGGGAGTCTATACCTTTACTCTTGCGCTCCCCATCATGGATAGCTTGCGGTATGAAGCCATCGGCGTCCTGCACCGGATTTATGACGCCAAGGAGTTCTTTGCCCCTTCCATCGATATTATTCGATTTGGCAAAACCGGTCATGTCATGCTCATTGACAGCCGTGGCGTCGTTTTGAGCTGCCCGATCCTTCCCACGGGCACCTCAATTACCGACACCCGCCTTATTCCTCTCGTCACCCCCCTTAAGGCGGGATGGACTCCAGCCCCAAGCGATGGACATGGGGGCACTGCAGCCTCCATCATTGGATTCGCCCCCCTGAGTAATACCAATCAGATCACCAAATTCTCCACAGGCCAGACCTGGCATATGTTTGTCTGGCAGTCATCCGAGGAGGTCTTTGCCCCCATAGAGCATTTTTTCAAATGGACGGCCGCTTTTGGATTACTGGGAGTGGCACTGCTCGTCACATTGGGATATATCGCCGCCAATCGAATTGCCGCACCCATTCGTCGCCTTCAGGAAGCGGCCCGGCAAATCGGCAGAGGGGAATATCGTGAGCCCCTAACATTGTCCACCGGCGATGAAATTGAGGAATTAGCTGATGAAGTCAATCGGATGAACCAACAGCTGGCATCACAGTTCGCCGGATTGGAAAGCCAGGTTGAGTTGAAGACCCAGGAAGTGAAATACCTTGAAGAGTCGACCATTAAAATTCTCGATAATGTGCCTGACCCGGTCCTCATGATTGGCCCGGACGAACACATCGAATATGTCAATAAGGCCTCGAAGGAAGCCTTTGCCATCACGAACGGCGAGATCATCGGCACGCCACTATTCCAAATTTTCTCCTCCTTGGATCCTGCGACACGAGACCGCCTGAAACAGGAAATGCACGCGGTCCAGGTTATGGAACCTCTATCTTCAGACAATACGAAAGCCCAGCCGTCCAACACCTCGTTACAAGATCCCCTGGTTCCCATGAACTGGGCTCAATCAGGCACCAATCGGCAGGAAATTCGGGTCAATCAGCGAACGTTCCGGTACCGGTGGTTTGGTGTCCAGGCCCGCCCAGGAAGGGAGCCAAGTGCCGGATTGGTATTACGAGATACGACGGAAGAAAGTATCCTTCAGGACCGTGTCATCCAAGGGGAAAAGCTTGCCAGCTTAGGCGTTCTCAGTGCCGGGATTGGACATGAACTCAATAATCCTTTAGTCGGAGTTATTGGATTAGGTGAAGCGATACAAGAGGAGACCAATCCCGAACAAATCAAAGAATATGCCAGGGGCATTGTTCAACATGGAAAACGTATGGCTTCCGTCGTTCGGGACTTTACCGGTCAATCCGGAAAAAATTTGACTGAAGGGCAAACGCTCATTAACCTCAATGAACTGTTGGAACAATCTTTGACTACGGTCAAGGGTCTCTTTCCATCAGTCCGGATTGAAATAGAGACTCACCTTGGTCCCATTCCTTCCATTCAGGGAAAGGTATTAGAACTTGGACAGGCCTTTACCAACATCATCACTAATGCTTTTCAAGCCATGAAAGAAGGGGGGAAACTTGTTATTTCAACAGAAGCGTCTGGGCACGATCTGGAAATCCGCATAAAAGACACGGGGCGCGGCATCGCCCCAACTCATCTGCCCAGAGTCTTTGACCCTTTTTTTACCACGAGGGGGCAGGGAGAAGGATCGGGTCTTGGACTGACCGTGGCCTATCGAATTATCAATAAACTAGGCGGACACATTCGAATCGAAAGTGAAGAAAGCCGGGGGACGACCTGCTTGATTACCTTACCCGTTTCGAATGCCCACCCGGCGAAGGAAAGGAGTTCGACGTCATGACAAGCCTTCGAGGTAGTAGGACCGGCTTATCTCTGGTTGTGCTTGCCACTCTCCTCATTGGAATAGGTGTTTCTTCATCTCTTCAAGCAGGTGATTCCAACGCCATGAAAAATCTATCACCGGAGAAAGTTGCAGACTTCATTCATGCCATCGTTGAGGCCGACCGTCACGTCTACACAACGCATATCGTGAAAAGAATGCAGGAGCAAGGCGTCGTCATGGCCCGAGAAGATTGGGAAAACAAAAATGCCATTCCCCTTCCCGCGCAGTTTCTCCATATTTCCAGTAAATTGGTCGCGGAATCAGGACACGGCATTCGATTCCGTTTGATTAGTCTATGGCCAATCTATCGGAGGAATGGGCCTGCAACAGATTTTGAACGGAAGGCCTTGGAGCAACTTTCGCTCAACTCCGACACACCTCAACGTGGAATTGTGTCCACTGGAAAAAAGCGATTATTTCAAGCCATATATGCCGATACGGCAATTAACGATACCTGCACCACATGTCATAATGCTCACCCCTTAAGCCCCAAACGTGACTTCAAAAAGGGCGACCTCATGGGGGCCATTGTCATCACCATTCCTCTGGAGGACTAACGCCCGGCACAGATTCCGCCACAGGCTCCATTTTTCACACATTCGATAGACCCTTCCCCTGTTACACGTATTTTTTCAATCTCCGTTTTGACAAGGAATAGGTAGGAAACTTGGTACGACTTCCCATAGTTCAATTTTTGATAGGACTTGCCCTCACAACTCCTGTTTTGGGCTTTGACTATCAGCCCTCCTCTTCTTCATCCATACCCCTGGATATTGGAAATATCATCAAGGACATTCGCGAACTGAGTCGTCCATCATATCAAGGTCGGCAGGCCGGCACGGATGGTAGCTTGCAATCGGCCGACTATCTGGTTGATCGATTCCGATCTCTCGGCTTGCAACCGGCCAACCACCTTTCAAAACACGAACAGGATTTTCATTGGTTACAACAACGATTCATGACGGCAATTCAATTGCTGGAGCCATCGACCATCACCCTTTCCCTTATTGGCGCGA of Nitrospiraceae bacterium contains these proteins:
- a CDS encoding GHKL domain-containing protein; protein product: MATVEPPITIAILGAGKGGTAMLESFLNLPHIRLLGIADTNPHALGFQLARLHNIPTVSHPLKLIQEDQVNLIIDVTGDPILPSYITEHKHSGAEVLGGTAAKVLSELIQHQRFIQTQLFQSEKLASMGTFASGIAHDINNPLYVILAMAEEIQEETNLDRIRLHAASIHEAAQRIQAISRNITDYVRTSSHQELERIDLHARLDEALSISRFATKFREITVQKHYQNGLTVQAKPEEILQVFINLITNAIHAMEEKGSLTITTSHSNGTVQIAISDTGCGISPEHLQKIFNPFFSTKPKGQGTGLGLYNVKTIVKKYHGDLQVESELGKGTTFRLSFPAIPPVEGTVSGGQP
- a CDS encoding HAMP domain-containing protein encodes the protein MDNPEPKPAKRKKGLTQKLVLSMLLVGALPLIIGLLLAFYQGTQEIREVNGSSFEALATETARKLDLVMADELARTSLLTTDVKIIARLEDIRDALSELSPQELARTLTQEQEAWNAKDADMLQRILKGPFAEILQSHVGGTFMDPGHPIPLITRSATRGLFITDRAGRVAASLDSEIPYLHREEVWWQGAFHNGVGQPYIGQVAFDSRLGVYTFTLALPIMDSLRYEAIGVLHRIYDAKEFFAPSIDIIRFGKTGHVMLIDSRGVVLSCPILPTGTSITDTRLIPLVTPLKAGWTPAPSDGHGGTAASIIGFAPLSNTNQITKFSTGQTWHMFVWQSSEEVFAPIEHFFKWTAAFGLLGVALLVTLGYIAANRIAAPIRRLQEAARQIGRGEYREPLTLSTGDEIEELADEVNRMNQQLASQFAGLESQVELKTQEVKYLEESTIKILDNVPDPVLMIGPDEHIEYVNKASKEAFAITNGEIIGTPLFQIFSSLDPATRDRLKQEMHAVQVMEPLSSDNTKAQPSNTSLQDPLVPMNWAQSGTNRQEIRVNQRTFRYRWFGVQARPGREPSAGLVLRDTTEESILQDRVIQGEKLASLGVLSAGIGHELNNPLVGVIGLGEAIQEETNPEQIKEYARGIVQHGKRMASVVRDFTGQSGKNLTEGQTLINLNELLEQSLTTVKGLFPSVRIEIETHLGPIPSIQGKVLELGQAFTNIITNAFQAMKEGGKLVISTEASGHDLEIRIKDTGRGIAPTHLPRVFDPFFTTRGQGEGSGLGLTVAYRIINKLGGHIRIESEESRGTTCLITLPVSNAHPAKERSSTS
- a CDS encoding DUF3365 domain-containing protein, whose product is MTSLRGSRTGLSLVVLATLLIGIGVSSSLQAGDSNAMKNLSPEKVADFIHAIVEADRHVYTTHIVKRMQEQGVVMAREDWENKNAIPLPAQFLHISSKLVAESGHGIRFRLISLWPIYRRNGPATDFERKALEQLSLNSDTPQRGIVSTGKKRLFQAIYADTAINDTCTTCHNAHPLSPKRDFKKGDLMGAIVITIPLED
- a CDS encoding response regulator, whose amino-acid sequence is MAETTAAMFGGHKTNGLVLVVDDEPDVRKVVRMTLEKAGYDVIEAEDGEKAIEAIHQGENPLMLDVVISDIRMPKINGVEAINYFQQQWPRVPLIVLTGFPDMEMATGFLNKGIVDYLVKPVEKEKLLKSVATAMEKRDLNRL